The following are from one region of the Isoalcanivorax indicus genome:
- the hflK gene encoding FtsH protease activity modulator HflK has product MAWNEPGGQKPRDPWGGGGGGNKNDQGPPDLDEVIRNLKDKLGGAFGGKGGNNSGGGGSSAPSGGIVAIVIAVLIFVYGFWAFFQVDSAEQGVVLRFGELHRIVDPGLNWHLPPFEEYSKVNVTQVNSHRISEEMLSGDTNIVSVTLDVQYRVLDPAAYLLKVSNSERVLRNATESALRHVVGSKTINAVLSSEREALRSEVQLRLQEYLDTYSTGLLVSAVVLDSTQAPAAVRDAFQDVTRAREDEDRFQKEAEAYANAVIPEARGRAQRLREEAEAYRAEVEARATGEASRFSALLTEYRQAPEVTRERLYIETLQEVIGRSSKVLVDVQGGDSLIYLPLDQIMKQHRERDASPDTSSDRSSGNRDSGSSGSGSASGANQQPRSLYGRTREVR; this is encoded by the coding sequence ATGGCCTGGAACGAACCCGGCGGACAAAAGCCCCGCGACCCCTGGGGGGGCGGCGGTGGTGGCAACAAGAATGATCAGGGACCCCCTGATCTGGACGAGGTAATCCGCAACCTCAAGGACAAGTTGGGTGGCGCCTTTGGTGGCAAGGGCGGCAACAACAGTGGCGGTGGTGGCAGCAGCGCCCCGTCTGGTGGCATCGTGGCGATCGTGATCGCGGTGCTGATCTTCGTGTACGGCTTCTGGGCCTTTTTCCAGGTGGACTCCGCCGAGCAGGGTGTGGTGCTGCGCTTCGGCGAGCTGCATCGCATCGTGGATCCGGGTCTGAACTGGCATCTGCCGCCGTTCGAGGAGTACAGCAAGGTCAATGTGACTCAGGTGAACAGCCACCGCATCAGCGAGGAAATGCTCAGCGGGGACACCAATATCGTCAGTGTGACGCTGGATGTGCAGTATCGCGTGCTGGACCCGGCCGCCTATCTGTTGAAGGTGTCCAACTCCGAGCGTGTGCTGCGCAATGCGACCGAGAGTGCGCTGCGCCACGTGGTGGGTAGCAAGACCATCAACGCGGTACTCAGTTCAGAGCGGGAGGCGCTGCGTTCGGAAGTGCAGCTGCGTTTGCAGGAGTATCTGGATACTTACTCCACCGGTCTGCTGGTGTCCGCCGTGGTGCTGGACAGTACTCAGGCGCCTGCCGCTGTACGCGATGCGTTCCAGGACGTGACGCGTGCCCGAGAGGACGAGGATCGTTTCCAGAAAGAAGCCGAGGCGTATGCCAACGCCGTGATCCCGGAAGCGCGCGGCCGCGCCCAGCGCCTGCGTGAAGAAGCCGAGGCCTATCGGGCCGAGGTGGAGGCCAGGGCGACCGGTGAGGCCAGTCGCTTCAGTGCGTTGCTGACCGAGTACCGTCAGGCACCGGAGGTGACCCGCGAGCGTCTCTATATCGAGACCCTGCAGGAAGTGATCGGCCGCAGCAGCAAGGTGCTGGTGGACGTGCAGGGTGGCGACAGCCTGATCTACCTGCCACTCGACCAGATCATGAAGCAACACCGCGAGCGTGATGCCTCGCCGGACACCAGCAGTGACCGCAGCAGCGGCAACCGCGACAGCGGAAGCAGTGGCAGCGGCAGTGCGTCCGGCGCTAACCAGCAGCCACGCAGTCTCTATGGCCGCACCAGGGAGGTACGCTGA
- the hflC gene encoding protease modulator HflC: protein MSPRSLMGLVAALFLVIVALDSYFIVNETERAVLKRFQEIVRTDIQPGIHGKMPFIDQVLKVDGRATAYELPAQSYLTSERKLMDVSSFVIWRVDDVQKYVTVIGGGGANNSERMREIAQQRLNARVAERLRNAVAQRTVQQVVAGRREVIVDPDSLVEGNGGAGPREVGFGDGTGEGDEPLETISAEEASRLDPQQDAREQLMVAVLAEVKGDALEDFGIDVVDIRLKQVDWPDEVRERVFERMRAERARDAARHRSEGREAAEIIRAQADRQRTVLLADAFRDAERTRGEGDATAARIYADAYNRDREFYSFYRSLQAYRETFRDSGDVMVLEPDGDFFRYLKSSSGN from the coding sequence ATGTCCCCGAGAAGCCTGATGGGTCTGGTAGCCGCCCTGTTCCTGGTCATCGTGGCGCTGGATTCCTATTTCATCGTCAATGAAACCGAGCGCGCGGTACTCAAGCGATTCCAGGAGATTGTGCGCACCGATATTCAGCCCGGTATTCACGGCAAGATGCCGTTTATCGACCAGGTGCTGAAGGTCGATGGTCGTGCGACCGCCTATGAGTTGCCCGCGCAGTCCTACCTGACCTCCGAGCGCAAGCTGATGGATGTCAGTTCCTTCGTGATCTGGCGAGTGGATGATGTCCAGAAGTACGTCACGGTGATCGGCGGTGGGGGAGCCAATAACTCCGAGCGCATGCGCGAAATTGCCCAGCAGCGTCTGAATGCGCGGGTGGCCGAGCGGCTGCGTAATGCGGTGGCCCAGCGCACGGTGCAGCAGGTGGTGGCGGGCCGTCGGGAAGTTATTGTCGACCCGGACAGCCTGGTGGAAGGTAACGGTGGCGCCGGGCCCCGTGAAGTCGGGTTTGGTGACGGCACCGGTGAGGGTGACGAGCCACTGGAAACCATCAGCGCCGAAGAAGCATCACGGCTCGATCCGCAGCAGGATGCGCGTGAGCAGCTGATGGTGGCCGTGCTGGCCGAGGTCAAGGGTGATGCGCTGGAGGATTTCGGTATCGATGTTGTGGATATCCGCCTCAAGCAGGTCGACTGGCCGGATGAGGTGCGCGAGCGGGTGTTCGAGCGGATGCGGGCCGAACGGGCCCGGGATGCTGCCCGGCACCGTTCCGAGGGTCGCGAGGCCGCGGAAATCATCCGCGCCCAGGCTGACCGGCAGCGCACCGTGCTGCTGGCGGATGCCTTCCGTGATGCCGAGCGCACCCGGGGTGAGGGGGATGCCACGGCCGCGCGGATCTACGCGGATGCCTACAACCGTGATCGCGAGTTCTACAGCTTCTACCGCAGCCTGCAGGCTTACCGGGAGACCTTCCGCGATAGCGGTGACGTGATGGTGCTGGAGCCGGATGGCGACTTCTTCCGCTACCTGAAGAGTTCCTCCGGCAACTGA
- a CDS encoding DUF2065 domain-containing protein — MDWSLLFKALCLVLVIEGMLLFAAPSRLREAAQLLARLDDRTLRLIGLVAMLAGAALISLFRI; from the coding sequence ATGGACTGGTCTTTGCTGTTCAAGGCGCTGTGTCTGGTGCTGGTGATCGAGGGAATGCTCCTGTTCGCCGCCCCGTCGCGCCTGCGCGAGGCCGCACAGCTGCTGGCCCGGCTGGATGACCGCACGCTGCGACTGATCGGCCTGGTGGCCATGCTCGCTGGCGCCGCCCTGATCAGTCTGTTCCGGATATAG
- a CDS encoding ATP phosphoribosyltransferase regulatory subunit, translating to MNREEQWLLPEGVEEVLPERAAVIEGLRRRLLDLYDRWGYQLVFPPLIEFLESLLNGAGRDLERETFKLTDQLSGRLMGVRADITPQVARMDAHSLRRSSPTRLCYCSTALRTRAALPGGSRIPYQIGVELFGHDGVDSDAEVISLMLTTLGEAGISGITLDLGNVALYRALVAAAGLSEVDEATLSDIYQRKARTELEAFLAARDLPAPISRALAALPWLAGTQAFAEARPLLAETGEQVLAALAQLEALASRIQTLFPAVRLHPDLGELRGYHYHTGCTFAAYRDGQSEPLAKGGRYDHIGEVFGRARPATGFSADLKLLADCQPQPPVRGILAPAGSDVALLAEIGRLRAAGERVVQALPGVDSDPVELGCDRRLDADGDRWQLVSFQHRGSVEH from the coding sequence ATGAATCGCGAAGAACAGTGGCTGTTGCCAGAAGGGGTCGAGGAAGTCCTGCCCGAGCGTGCTGCCGTCATCGAAGGGTTGCGCCGCCGCTTGCTGGACCTGTATGACCGCTGGGGTTACCAGTTGGTGTTTCCGCCCCTGATCGAGTTTCTGGAATCGCTGCTCAATGGCGCTGGTCGTGATCTGGAGCGCGAAACCTTCAAGCTGACCGATCAGCTCAGTGGCCGTTTGATGGGGGTGCGTGCCGACATCACCCCGCAGGTAGCCCGTATGGATGCCCACAGCCTGCGCCGCAGCAGTCCGACCCGGCTGTGTTACTGCAGCACCGCGCTGCGCACCCGTGCGGCCCTGCCGGGCGGATCGCGGATTCCTTACCAGATCGGTGTCGAGCTGTTTGGCCACGATGGCGTGGACAGTGATGCCGAAGTCATCAGCCTGATGCTGACCACCCTGGGCGAGGCCGGGATCAGCGGCATTACCCTGGATCTGGGCAATGTGGCCCTCTACCGTGCGCTGGTGGCTGCGGCAGGACTGAGTGAGGTCGACGAGGCCACCTTGTCGGATATCTATCAGCGCAAGGCACGCACCGAACTGGAGGCGTTCCTGGCGGCCCGTGACCTGCCTGCGCCGATAAGCCGGGCGCTGGCCGCGCTGCCCTGGCTGGCGGGTACGCAGGCGTTTGCCGAGGCGCGCCCGCTGCTGGCCGAGACCGGCGAACAGGTGCTGGCGGCGCTGGCGCAACTGGAGGCGCTGGCCAGCCGCATCCAGACCCTGTTCCCGGCGGTACGCCTGCACCCGGATCTGGGTGAATTGCGCGGTTACCACTATCACACCGGCTGCACCTTCGCGGCCTACCGTGACGGGCAGAGCGAGCCACTGGCCAAGGGCGGCCGCTACGATCATATTGGTGAAGTGTTCGGTCGCGCGCGGCCGGCCACCGGCTTCAGTGCCGATCTCAAGCTGCTGGCCGATTGCCAGCCGCAGCCGCCAGTGCGCGGCATTCTGGCGCCAGCGGGGTCCGATGTGGCCCTGCTGGCGGAAATCGGCCGCCTGCGGGCGGCTGGTGAGCGGGTCGTACAGGCCTTGCCGGGCGTCGATAGCGACCCGGTGGAATTGGGCTGCGACCGGCGCCTGGACGCTGACGGCGATCGCTGGCAGCTTGTGTCTTTCCAACATCGCGGATCAGTAGAGCACTAA
- a CDS encoding adenylosuccinate synthase: MGKNVVILGTQWGDEGKGKIVDLLTDQVGCVARFQGGHNAGHTLVIDGKKTVLHLIPSGILRDGVQCLIGNGVVLAPDALLREIRGLEDKGVPVRERLRLSASCPLILPVHVALDQARERARGEAKIGTTGRGIGPAYEDKVARRGVRLGDLYQRERFAAKLGELMDYHNFVLRNYYNAEPVDFQQTLDEMMAYAEELRSMVTDVTEILHAKRRAGESIMFEGAQGTLLDIDHGTYPYVTSSNTTAGGTATGSGFGPLYLDYVLGITKAYTTRVGSGPFPTELFCDVGERLAERGHEFGSTTGRARRCGWFDAVALKRAIEISSVSGLCLTKLDVLDGLDTINICIGYKDADGNSLSAAWDADSYALMEPVYETLPGWKESTLGARTLEALPENARAYIRRIEEVTGAPIDIISTGPDRNETIMLRHPFA; encoded by the coding sequence ATGGGCAAGAACGTCGTTATTCTCGGCACCCAGTGGGGTGATGAAGGCAAGGGCAAGATCGTGGATCTGCTCACCGATCAGGTGGGCTGTGTTGCCCGGTTCCAGGGTGGTCACAATGCGGGCCATACGCTGGTGATCGACGGCAAGAAGACGGTGCTGCACCTGATTCCCTCAGGCATCCTGCGCGATGGCGTGCAGTGCCTGATCGGTAATGGTGTGGTGCTGGCGCCGGACGCCTTGCTGCGCGAAATCCGTGGCCTGGAAGACAAGGGCGTGCCGGTGCGTGAGCGCCTGCGCCTGAGTGCCTCCTGCCCGCTGATCCTGCCGGTGCATGTAGCGCTGGATCAGGCCCGCGAGCGCGCCCGGGGTGAGGCCAAGATCGGTACCACCGGTCGTGGTATCGGTCCGGCCTACGAAGACAAGGTCGCGCGCCGTGGCGTGCGTCTGGGCGATCTGTACCAGCGCGAGCGGTTTGCCGCCAAGCTGGGCGAGTTGATGGATTACCACAACTTCGTGCTGCGTAATTACTACAACGCCGAGCCGGTGGACTTCCAGCAGACCCTGGACGAGATGATGGCGTACGCGGAAGAGCTGCGCAGTATGGTCACGGACGTCACCGAAATCCTGCATGCCAAGCGTCGTGCGGGCGAGAGCATCATGTTCGAAGGTGCCCAGGGCACCCTGCTGGATATTGACCACGGCACCTATCCCTATGTGACCTCGTCCAACACCACGGCGGGTGGCACGGCCACCGGTTCCGGTTTCGGGCCCCTGTATCTGGATTACGTGCTGGGGATTACCAAGGCCTATACCACCCGTGTCGGGTCCGGCCCGTTCCCCACCGAGTTGTTCTGTGATGTGGGCGAGCGTCTGGCCGAACGCGGTCATGAGTTCGGCTCCACCACCGGCCGCGCCCGCCGCTGTGGCTGGTTCGATGCGGTGGCGCTCAAGCGCGCCATTGAGATCAGTTCGGTCAGCGGCCTGTGCCTGACCAAGCTGGATGTGCTGGACGGACTCGACACCATCAATATCTGTATCGGTTACAAGGATGCTGACGGCAACAGTTTGTCTGCCGCCTGGGATGCCGATTCCTATGCGCTGATGGAGCCGGTCTACGAGACCCTCCCGGGCTGGAAAGAGTCGACCCTGGGTGCCCGCACCCTGGAGGCACTGCCGGAAAATGCGCGCGCTTACATCCGCCGCATCGAAGAGGTGACTGGCGCGCCGATCGATATCATTTCCACCGGCCCGGACCGCAACGAAACCATTATGCTGCGTCACCCCTTCGCCTGA
- a CDS encoding YqaE/Pmp3 family membrane protein yields the protein MDIIRIIFAVLLPPLGVFLQVGIGGAFWLNILLTLLGYFPGVIHAVYIIGKK from the coding sequence ATGGACATCATCCGTATCATTTTCGCCGTATTGCTGCCGCCACTGGGCGTATTCCTGCAGGTGGGTATCGGTGGCGCCTTCTGGCTCAATATCCTGCTGACATTGCTGGGTTACTTTCCGGGTGTCATCCATGCGGTATATATCATCGGCAAGAAGTAG
- a CDS encoding response regulator, whose product MTEDAYAEKMKALRLQYLKTLPEHARVLNEHWRRLRHVSWEAQSVQAMYQAAHKLAGSGATFGFSDITDKGRALEQLLVPMIETGEVAAPARREAIHNALKALISAMEAALRGRRPAEPAAPVAAVPGAAARGARIALVEDDEMVAGQLRLWLEEAGYDAIWFTTPEDFEQSLSQGHVDLLLLDVSFPDAPLGGVDWLVAVRDRLGQRLPVVMLSARTDMTSRLRAMRAGAASYLPKPVAREDLVSRVHSLLEHREADRPRVLLVDDDVALCSWITTVLDEQGFSVRALNQPLGILDALERARPDVLVLDYQMPGINGVEVARLLRQDPRYLDIPILFVSGDPEALSRQHDFSIVGNAFLSKPLDPVQLGMSLRNLQQQARQVSSRIRMASARQRPEGLQNRAFFLSALNEALGAQRLASGSGSGSGELLLHLVVHNSDYLRQRHGVLGAASIHDRIEQALAGRPEVEGRGCIWGEFTYLLRLSLPEGELAEEYAETLRQALQSKDFVGGEGQSAEFSVGGVVLDGSHASVEQLLRTAEKACAEALRDKSTGTVLAATDRTAARKPADDALRQAIKARNYRLMFQPIVNLESNEPLFEASLRLEDAAGNSYLPAQFLEFVERYAEGGLTGLDRWVIERTVQEMTQLRGKEAESWAVVIRLSPTDETLDKLLPFIANVVQNSRLKGSRRVYFSLPESFVMRQPARVATLFEHLRKMNCGVMIDEVAGGSSTEGLMSEMPAPDMIKLAVEWNQHIRQRDQAGPVLARLASYVGGTDNLVAAGIEDTQLFASFWDAGIRNFQGFFIQEPSEALAWEAH is encoded by the coding sequence ATGACAGAAGACGCATACGCCGAAAAAATGAAGGCGCTGCGGCTGCAGTACCTGAAGACCCTGCCCGAGCATGCCCGCGTGCTGAACGAGCACTGGCGCCGTTTGCGCCATGTCAGCTGGGAAGCGCAATCGGTACAGGCCATGTACCAGGCGGCTCACAAGCTGGCGGGTAGTGGTGCCACCTTTGGTTTCAGTGACATCACTGACAAAGGGCGTGCACTGGAACAGCTGCTGGTGCCCATGATTGAAACGGGTGAGGTGGCGGCGCCCGCACGGCGGGAGGCCATCCACAATGCCTTGAAGGCACTGATCAGTGCCATGGAAGCCGCCCTGCGGGGTCGCCGCCCGGCTGAGCCGGCCGCACCGGTGGCGGCCGTGCCCGGCGCCGCCGCCCGCGGTGCGCGGATTGCCCTGGTGGAAGATGACGAGATGGTGGCGGGTCAGCTGCGTCTGTGGCTGGAGGAAGCCGGTTACGATGCCATCTGGTTTACCACGCCCGAGGATTTCGAACAGTCACTCAGTCAAGGGCACGTTGACCTGTTGCTGCTGGATGTGAGCTTCCCGGACGCGCCCCTGGGGGGCGTTGACTGGCTGGTGGCGGTACGCGACCGGCTGGGGCAGCGCCTGCCGGTGGTGATGCTGTCGGCGCGCACGGACATGACCTCCCGCCTGCGTGCCATGCGTGCCGGGGCGGCCAGTTACTTGCCCAAGCCGGTGGCGCGCGAAGATCTGGTCTCGCGGGTGCACAGCCTGCTGGAGCATCGCGAAGCGGATCGCCCGCGGGTGTTGCTGGTGGATGATGATGTGGCCCTGTGCAGCTGGATCACCACGGTGCTGGATGAGCAGGGCTTCAGCGTGCGCGCCCTGAATCAGCCGCTGGGCATTCTGGATGCCCTGGAGCGCGCCCGGCCCGATGTGCTGGTGCTGGACTACCAGATGCCGGGCATCAATGGCGTCGAGGTGGCGCGGCTGCTGCGCCAGGATCCGCGCTATCTGGATATTCCGATCCTGTTTGTGTCGGGCGACCCCGAAGCCCTGTCCCGGCAGCACGATTTCAGCATTGTCGGCAATGCCTTCCTGAGCAAGCCGCTGGACCCCGTGCAACTGGGCATGTCCCTGCGCAATCTGCAGCAGCAGGCGCGCCAGGTGTCGAGCCGGATTCGTATGGCCAGTGCCCGGCAGCGGCCGGAGGGGCTGCAGAACCGGGCGTTTTTCCTGTCGGCTCTGAATGAAGCGCTGGGTGCCCAGCGGCTCGCCAGCGGCAGCGGCAGCGGCAGCGGTGAGCTGTTGCTGCACCTTGTGGTGCATAACAGCGATTACCTGCGCCAGCGTCATGGTGTGCTCGGCGCCGCCAGCATTCATGACCGGATCGAGCAAGCGCTGGCAGGACGCCCGGAGGTCGAGGGGCGTGGTTGCATCTGGGGCGAATTCACTTACCTGCTGCGGCTGTCCCTGCCGGAAGGTGAACTGGCGGAGGAATATGCGGAGACCCTGCGTCAGGCCCTGCAGAGCAAGGATTTTGTCGGTGGCGAAGGGCAGAGCGCCGAGTTTTCCGTAGGGGGCGTGGTGCTTGACGGCAGCCATGCCAGCGTCGAGCAGCTGTTGCGCACCGCCGAGAAGGCGTGCGCCGAAGCGCTGCGCGACAAGAGCACCGGCACGGTGCTGGCCGCCACCGACCGCACGGCGGCGCGCAAACCGGCGGATGACGCCCTGCGCCAGGCGATCAAGGCCCGCAACTACCGGCTGATGTTCCAGCCGATCGTCAATCTGGAGAGCAATGAGCCGCTGTTCGAGGCTTCCCTGCGCCTGGAGGACGCGGCGGGCAACAGCTACCTGCCGGCCCAGTTCCTGGAATTCGTGGAGCGCTATGCCGAGGGAGGGCTCACCGGCCTGGATCGCTGGGTCATCGAGCGCACGGTGCAGGAAATGACCCAGTTGCGTGGCAAGGAGGCCGAATCCTGGGCCGTGGTGATCCGCCTGTCGCCGACCGATGAGACGCTGGACAAGCTGTTGCCCTTTATTGCCAACGTGGTGCAGAACTCGCGCCTGAAGGGTTCCCGCCGTGTCTACTTCTCGTTGCCGGAGTCCTTTGTCATGCGCCAGCCTGCCCGGGTGGCCACCCTGTTCGAGCATCTGCGCAAGATGAACTGCGGCGTGATGATCGACGAGGTCGCCGGAGGGAGCAGCACGGAAGGGCTGATGAGCGAGATGCCGGCGCCGGACATGATCAAGCTGGCGGTGGAGTGGAACCAGCACATCCGGCAGCGGGACCAGGCGGGCCCGGTGCTGGCCCGCCTGGCGAGCTATGTCGGCGGCACCGATAACCTGGTGGCGGCCGGTATCGAGGATACGCAGTTGTTTGCGTCCTTCTGGGACGCGGGGATCCGCAACTTTCAGGGCTTCTTCATTCAGGAGCCGTCCGAGGCGCTGGCCTGGGAGGCCCATTGA
- the rnr gene encoding ribonuclease R, whose translation MSKKTRSYRDPEEAREASRYERPVASRELILHVLNDQGRPLTRDQLEDLLDIPDHDDDREALRRRLKAMLRDGQLVQNRRGQYGVADRMNLIPGRVVGHKDGFGFVVTDTQGEDDLFLSPRQMQTVMDGDRVMVSVEGRNRFGKLEARIVEIIERASAEVVGRFVFTAAGPGIEPANRRQTNDVLITDMNGLRVEPGDHVRAEILGYPTVKDPHLQVRLIEVIASPDEPGMEVEVALRSHDIPFVWPPEVEAEARGIEDTVSEAAKGGRVDLREFPLVTIDGEDARDFDDAVYVEKRRWRRGWRLIVAIADVSHYVRPGSPLDTEAHRRGTSVYFPNRVVPMLPEKLSNGLCSLNPDVDRLCLFCEMQISANGRLTGYSFGEGVMRSVKRLTYTQVGALIEQPDSEAAQTLRAELPKPVLTALTEFHGLYQALRARREERGAIDFETVETKVLFDEQKKISAIEPAHRNVAHMMIEEAMLAANISAAKLLEKAAVPALFRNHEPPKNEKLESLREFLGPLGVKLAWTEKDGAATPAVFQKLGKAIAKRPDRILIQTVMLRSLTQARYSAENKGHFGLAYGAYTHFTSPIRRYPDLLVHRALRYLIRNGKEPKHTQNPGKLAALDKAQILPYDTNHMVALGEHCSMAERRADDAARDVMQWLKCQYMLQHIGDVFEGVISGVTGFGLFVQINDLYVDGLVHVANLDSDYYRHDEKRHCLVGESSGRKFRLGDAVKVRVAAVHVEDRKVDLQLADESGTRGRGRNDKGPGPVRKALAEGRINTGGAGKKASSGGRKPKKAAAKPSGSAPKKAAADKTGAEGKRSGSSRRRRR comes from the coding sequence ATGAGCAAGAAAACCAGAAGTTACCGTGACCCGGAAGAGGCACGGGAAGCTTCGCGTTATGAGCGCCCGGTGGCAAGCCGGGAACTGATACTGCACGTTCTCAACGACCAGGGTCGCCCCCTTACCCGCGACCAGCTGGAAGACCTGCTGGACATCCCCGACCACGATGATGACCGCGAGGCCCTGCGCCGCCGCCTGAAGGCGATGTTGCGCGATGGCCAGCTGGTGCAGAACCGGCGCGGGCAATATGGCGTGGCCGATCGCATGAACCTGATTCCCGGCCGCGTGGTCGGGCACAAGGACGGCTTCGGCTTCGTCGTCACCGACACCCAGGGCGAGGACGACCTGTTCCTGTCACCGCGCCAGATGCAGACGGTGATGGACGGCGACCGGGTCATGGTCAGCGTGGAAGGGCGCAACCGCTTCGGCAAGCTGGAAGCCCGCATCGTCGAGATCATCGAGCGGGCCAGTGCCGAGGTGGTCGGGCGCTTCGTCTTTACTGCTGCGGGGCCGGGCATTGAGCCGGCCAACCGGCGCCAGACCAACGACGTACTGATTACGGACATGAACGGCCTGCGTGTCGAGCCGGGCGACCATGTGCGCGCCGAGATTCTGGGCTATCCCACCGTCAAGGATCCGCACTTGCAGGTCAGGCTGATCGAGGTGATTGCCTCGCCGGACGAGCCGGGCATGGAAGTCGAGGTGGCCCTGCGCAGCCACGATATCCCGTTTGTCTGGCCGCCCGAGGTGGAGGCCGAAGCACGCGGCATCGAAGACACCGTGTCCGAGGCGGCCAAGGGCGGCCGCGTCGACCTGCGCGAGTTCCCGCTGGTCACCATTGATGGTGAAGACGCACGCGATTTCGATGATGCGGTCTATGTGGAGAAACGCCGCTGGCGGCGTGGCTGGCGGCTGATCGTGGCCATCGCCGATGTCTCCCACTATGTCAGGCCGGGTTCGCCGCTGGATACCGAAGCGCATCGCCGGGGCACCTCGGTCTACTTCCCCAACCGGGTGGTGCCGATGCTGCCAGAGAAGCTGTCCAACGGCCTCTGTTCGCTGAATCCGGACGTGGACCGCCTGTGTCTGTTCTGCGAGATGCAGATTTCCGCCAATGGGCGGCTGACCGGCTACAGCTTTGGCGAGGGCGTCATGCGCTCCGTCAAGCGGCTGACCTATACCCAGGTGGGCGCCCTGATCGAGCAACCGGACAGTGAGGCGGCGCAAACCCTGCGTGCTGAGTTGCCGAAGCCGGTGCTGACCGCGCTGACCGAGTTCCACGGCCTGTACCAGGCCCTGCGTGCCCGCCGTGAAGAGCGTGGCGCCATCGACTTCGAAACCGTGGAAACCAAGGTGCTCTTCGATGAGCAGAAGAAGATCAGCGCCATCGAGCCTGCGCATCGCAATGTGGCCCACATGATGATCGAGGAGGCCATGCTGGCCGCCAATATCAGTGCCGCCAAGCTGCTGGAAAAGGCCGCCGTGCCGGCCCTGTTCCGCAACCACGAGCCGCCGAAGAACGAGAAGCTGGAGTCCCTGCGCGAATTCCTCGGGCCGCTGGGCGTCAAGCTGGCCTGGACCGAAAAGGACGGTGCCGCCACGCCTGCCGTCTTCCAGAAGCTGGGCAAGGCGATTGCCAAACGGCCGGACCGGATCCTGATTCAGACGGTGATGCTGCGCTCGCTGACCCAGGCTCGCTACAGCGCCGAAAACAAGGGCCACTTCGGGCTGGCGTACGGCGCCTATACGCACTTTACCTCGCCGATCCGGCGTTACCCGGACCTGCTGGTGCATCGCGCCCTGCGTTACCTGATTCGCAACGGCAAGGAGCCGAAGCACACCCAGAACCCGGGCAAGCTGGCGGCGCTGGACAAGGCGCAGATTCTGCCCTACGACACCAACCATATGGTGGCTCTGGGCGAGCACTGCTCCATGGCCGAGCGGCGCGCGGATGACGCCGCGCGGGATGTGATGCAGTGGCTCAAATGCCAGTACATGCTGCAACACATCGGTGATGTGTTCGAGGGTGTGATCAGTGGCGTGACCGGCTTCGGCCTGTTTGTGCAGATCAATGATCTGTACGTGGATGGCCTGGTGCACGTCGCCAATCTGGACAGCGATTACTATCGCCATGACGAGAAGCGCCATTGTCTGGTAGGCGAGTCGTCCGGGCGCAAGTTCCGTCTGGGCGATGCCGTAAAGGTGCGCGTGGCGGCCGTTCATGTGGAAGATCGCAAGGTCGATCTGCAACTGGCGGACGAGTCGGGCACGCGCGGCCGGGGCCGCAACGACAAGGGGCCGGGCCCGGTACGCAAGGCGCTCGCCGAGGGGCGGATCAATACCGGCGGCGCTGGCAAGAAGGCATCCTCCGGCGGTCGCAAGCCGAAGAAGGCGGCAGCCAAGCCGTCGGGGAGCGCACCGAAGAAAGCGGCGGCCGACAAGACTGGCGCGGAAGGCAAGCGCAGCGGCAGCTCACGCCGTCGGCGGCGTTGA
- the rlmB gene encoding 23S rRNA (guanosine(2251)-2'-O)-methyltransferase RlmB, producing MSKPLWFSGLHAVAAILRHRPEAVLEMYVLESRAERGEDRLERLCVQARRQGVSPRAVGRDALERHAGPQHQGVAVRARPRTPGDDNSLPAHLERLTRPPLLLVLDGVTDPHNLGACLRTADAVGVDGVIVPRRNACGLTPVACRSAAGAAESVAYFEVNNLARTLDALRADGVWVVGTGRDSGSQRLHDFVPEGPLAVVMGAEGDGMRRLTRDKCDYLLEIPMCGEVESLNVSVASAVVLYHLAAPRLSS from the coding sequence ATGAGCAAGCCGTTATGGTTTTCCGGTCTGCACGCGGTGGCGGCGATACTGCGCCATCGCCCCGAGGCAGTGCTGGAAATGTATGTGCTGGAGAGCCGCGCCGAACGGGGCGAAGACCGTCTGGAGCGGCTTTGCGTTCAGGCTCGCCGCCAGGGCGTGTCGCCCCGTGCGGTGGGGCGGGACGCGCTGGAGCGCCATGCCGGGCCTCAGCATCAGGGCGTTGCGGTGCGGGCGCGACCGCGCACCCCGGGGGACGACAACAGTCTGCCGGCGCATCTGGAGCGGCTGACGCGGCCGCCGTTGCTGCTGGTGCTGGACGGCGTTACCGACCCGCATAACCTGGGCGCCTGCCTGCGTACCGCTGATGCCGTCGGTGTGGATGGGGTGATTGTGCCGCGCCGCAACGCCTGCGGCCTGACCCCCGTGGCCTGCCGCAGCGCGGCGGGCGCCGCGGAGTCGGTGGCCTATTTCGAGGTGAACAACCTGGCCCGCACGCTGGATGCGCTGCGGGCCGATGGTGTCTGGGTGGTCGGCACCGGCCGTGACAGCGGCAGCCAGCGGCTGCATGATTTCGTGCCCGAGGGTCCGCTGGCCGTGGTCATGGGCGCCGAGGGCGACGGCATGCGCCGCCTGACCCGCGACAAGTGCGACTATCTGCTGGAAATCCCCATGTGCGGTGAGGTTGAAAGCCTCAACGTTTCCGTCGCCTCAGCCGTGGTGCTCTACCATCTGGCCGCCCCCCGCCTGTCATCCTGA